Proteins encoded by one window of Chryseobacterium sp. POL2:
- a CDS encoding T9SS type A sorting domain-containing protein — MKKISFFISTLVVNFFLAQTSIAVWNKQNFAPTVKNNLVSAENIFSTVGISAEKDNQTFFNTSDWPTPNYNDLTEKTLDTNKYVQFTVKPKIGNQINLNSFNFDYRMQGGSAKLEIRYSVDPNFSNYKVLVEDLLIENKSWAKLSCSDFSGLPRQIIVSGKALYVRVYVYQTNNRFQIKYTQDSDGPTILGTAKAQQAIVPIPENDTTTTTKNNDVNIKILDNDFFQTTTNVVIDTAPTHGAVSINTDNSITYTPEVSFIGKDFFFYRLVDANGTSSLARVDVDVTAEKTISIIQWDNLSLSAHALIPGVIGKSVKGNILGISGDTWSEPIFKISGLSKPTEAIDLNKYIEFTFEPNGKQLDLKSFDIEYRANGGTGYFKMEYSKDPNFATGVKVLTSEIAYDDKWKASSFDFGADAILKPGEKVFVRLYPYKSYNDLLIRLSAKPLSGPLVKAIVSNYNVTSWVNPAQPYWDNGKPNLLKNAVIVANYDTSLYGSIEASNITVNSETKVTVNNNDYIKLSNALTNLGTGDNIVFAPDANFLQTNNTPNIGKVTVKRTTKLPKKGYNYWSSPVTGQNLYQFSDGYNQASNPANPQGTPWNQFFIYNEKNDYFVTSIPNELKLDANSEFLKSRGYAIRGKNSFPTEINATSPEAEFKFVGVPNNGTIESYILKYTNEDHGYNLVGNPYPSNIDLDIFFIENADLIQPIAYFWTNNDMSISTQQGSQYNGNNYAIYNRMGGIPATYKGLNKNIPNISVKTSQGFIIKAKATGQNKALRFTNAMRTKEQGVFFNYKAAEKNRFWLNLKSEADINNEILIGYLEDASNAFDADLDTELLAVGEDAIWSNLDNKQLGIQARSWNDNQEDVVKLGVQLSAAGNYSISLGDVEGIFNQNQNIYLKDNSNSQIIDLSNSSYNFYGEKGIYNERFEIVYKKKETTLAVTEAQKDVLVYKNNDAFVITSKTDNIEEVEVYDALGRLVYQTKPNNKAAQISLNQFAKGMFILKISTKTNTLTKKIIN; from the coding sequence ATGAAAAAAATATCTTTTTTTATATCTACGCTTGTTGTTAACTTTTTTTTAGCACAAACATCAATAGCGGTATGGAATAAACAAAATTTTGCCCCAACTGTTAAAAATAATTTAGTTTCCGCGGAAAATATATTTTCTACAGTAGGAATATCTGCCGAGAAAGACAATCAAACTTTTTTTAATACTTCCGATTGGCCAACGCCAAATTATAATGATTTAACTGAAAAAACTTTAGATACCAATAAGTATGTACAATTTACAGTTAAACCTAAGATTGGAAACCAAATTAATTTGAATAGTTTCAATTTTGATTACCGTATGCAAGGCGGTTCTGCAAAATTAGAAATTAGATATTCTGTGGATCCTAATTTTTCGAATTATAAAGTGCTTGTCGAAGATTTGTTAATTGAGAATAAGTCTTGGGCAAAACTTTCATGTTCTGATTTTTCTGGATTACCTCGTCAAATAATTGTTTCTGGAAAAGCACTTTATGTGCGAGTTTATGTTTATCAAACCAATAATAGATTTCAAATAAAATACACACAGGATTCTGATGGCCCCACAATTCTAGGAACAGCGAAAGCCCAACAAGCTATTGTGCCAATTCCTGAAAACGATACGACTACAACAACTAAGAATAATGATGTTAATATCAAAATTCTAGATAACGATTTTTTTCAAACCACGACTAATGTTGTTATAGATACGGCACCAACTCATGGCGCAGTAAGTATAAATACTGACAATAGCATTACATATACACCAGAAGTATCGTTTATAGGAAAGGATTTTTTCTTTTACAGACTTGTAGATGCAAATGGCACTTCTAGCTTGGCTAGAGTAGATGTTGATGTTACAGCAGAGAAAACTATTTCAATTATACAGTGGGATAATTTGTCACTTTCTGCCCATGCACTTATCCCAGGCGTAATTGGAAAATCTGTAAAAGGCAATATTTTAGGTATAAGTGGTGATACGTGGAGCGAACCTATTTTTAAGATTTCTGGTTTGTCCAAACCTACTGAAGCTATAGATCTTAATAAGTATATTGAATTTACTTTTGAACCAAACGGAAAACAATTGGATCTTAAAAGCTTTGATATAGAATACCGTGCAAATGGAGGAACTGGTTATTTTAAAATGGAATATTCTAAAGATCCAAATTTTGCAACTGGAGTTAAAGTTTTAACATCAGAAATTGCTTATGATGACAAATGGAAAGCTTCTAGTTTTGACTTTGGTGCAGACGCAATTCTAAAACCTGGAGAAAAGGTATTTGTAAGGCTTTATCCTTATAAAAGTTATAACGACTTATTAATAAGATTATCAGCAAAACCTTTGTCTGGACCTTTAGTTAAAGCTATTGTGTCAAATTATAATGTAACAAGTTGGGTAAATCCAGCGCAACCTTATTGGGACAATGGAAAACCGAATCTGTTAAAAAATGCTGTAATTGTTGCCAATTATGACACTTCACTTTATGGATCGATAGAAGCTTCCAATATTACAGTTAATAGCGAAACGAAAGTTACTGTTAATAACAACGATTATATTAAACTTAGTAATGCATTAACCAATTTGGGAACTGGCGACAATATTGTTTTTGCTCCAGATGCTAATTTTTTACAAACCAACAACACACCTAATATTGGAAAAGTTACTGTAAAAAGAACAACCAAACTTCCAAAAAAAGGTTATAACTATTGGTCTTCGCCTGTTACAGGACAGAATCTTTATCAGTTTTCTGACGGTTATAACCAAGCTAGTAATCCTGCGAATCCACAAGGAACACCTTGGAATCAATTTTTTATCTATAATGAAAAAAATGATTATTTTGTTACATCAATTCCAAATGAGCTGAAATTAGACGCCAATTCAGAGTTTTTAAAATCTCGTGGTTACGCTATTCGTGGAAAAAACAGCTTTCCTACAGAAATTAATGCAACATCGCCAGAAGCCGAATTCAAATTTGTTGGTGTACCAAACAACGGAACGATAGAGTCCTATATTTTAAAATATACAAACGAAGATCATGGCTATAATTTGGTAGGAAATCCTTATCCATCAAATATTGATCTTGACATATTCTTTATCGAAAACGCAGATCTTATTCAGCCAATCGCATATTTCTGGACCAATAATGATATGAGTATCTCTACTCAGCAAGGTTCTCAATACAATGGTAATAACTATGCAATCTACAACAGAATGGGCGGTATCCCAGCCACTTATAAAGGTCTAAACAAAAATATCCCTAACATTTCTGTAAAAACATCACAAGGCTTTATCATAAAAGCTAAAGCTACAGGCCAAAATAAAGCACTTCGCTTTACCAATGCTATGCGAACAAAAGAGCAAGGTGTATTCTTTAATTATAAAGCAGCTGAAAAAAATAGATTTTGGTTAAATCTTAAATCAGAAGCGGATATCAATAACGAAATTCTTATAGGTTATTTGGAGGATGCAAGCAATGCTTTTGATGCAGACTTGGATACAGAGCTATTAGCAGTTGGTGAAGATGCAATCTGGAGCAATCTGGATAATAAACAATTAGGCATCCAGGCTAGAAGTTGGAATGATAACCAAGAAGATGTTGTTAAACTAGGTGTACAACTTTCTGCAGCTGGTAACTACAGTATTTCTTTGGGTGATGTGGAAGGAATTTTTAACCAAAATCAAAACATCTATTTAAAAGACAATTCGAATTCTCAAATCATAGATTTATCTAACAGTTCTTACAATTTTTATGGTGAAAAAGGAATTTATAATGAACGCTTCGAAATTGTTTATAAAAAGAAAGAAACAACTTTAGCGGTAACAGAAGCTCAAAAAGATGTTTTAGTTTACAAAAACAATGATGCTTTTGTCATTACATCAAAAACGGACAATATCGAAGAAGTTGAAGTGTATGATGCATTGGGAAGATTGGTTTATCAAACTAAACCTAATAATAAAGCAGCTCAAATTTCTTTGAATCAATTTGCAAAAGGCATGTTTATTTTGAAAATTAGTACCAAAACTAATACGTTAACAAAAAAGATAATCAACTAG